In Frondihabitans sp. PAMC 28766, a genomic segment contains:
- a CDS encoding VOC family protein: MSDSQFPVIRQTVIDTPDPRGLGDFYRQLLGLQWSPGDEPGGATDLSALEAGEPIDWTGLDDASGRRILAFQRVQGLPRPVWPDGNPPQMMHLDLAVPDAAVLEHQRARAEQLGATMIRDESADPDEALYVFTDPSGHPFCIFVAAA, translated from the coding sequence ATGAGCGACTCACAGTTTCCTGTCATCCGGCAGACCGTCATCGACACCCCCGACCCGCGCGGTCTGGGCGACTTCTATCGGCAGCTGCTCGGGCTCCAGTGGTCGCCGGGCGACGAGCCGGGCGGTGCGACCGATCTGTCGGCGCTGGAGGCCGGCGAGCCCATCGACTGGACCGGCCTCGACGACGCGTCGGGACGTCGCATCCTGGCGTTCCAGCGCGTCCAGGGGCTGCCGAGGCCCGTGTGGCCCGACGGCAACCCGCCGCAGATGATGCACCTCGACCTTGCCGTGCCCGACGCCGCGGTGCTCGAGCATCAGCGGGCGAGAGCCGAGCAGCTCGGCGCCACGATGATCCGCGACGAGTCGGCCGACCCCGACGAAGCGCTCTACGTCTTCACCGATCCCTCGGGGCACCCGTTCTGCATCTTCGTCGCAGCAGCCTGA
- a CDS encoding DUF1684 domain-containing protein: MASWRRNIHEVYRSVRQATDLESAHDLWRRTRDDLFANHPSTPLLPEDRAHFTGLPTKPYDRAWRFEVEILPADEHRMIVPTGTDGDVPFDRIGLVDVPGVGTLDVWRLASYGGGVFIPVKDALAGKKGGTYGGGRYLIDTVKGADLGPGSRPGHLVLDFNFAYNPSCAYDPAWACPLAQPGNTVAVEIPVGERYSGSY, translated from the coding sequence ATCGCCTCGTGGCGCCGCAACATCCACGAGGTGTACCGGAGCGTCCGCCAGGCGACCGACCTCGAGTCGGCCCACGACCTCTGGCGCCGCACCCGCGACGACCTGTTCGCCAACCACCCGTCGACCCCGCTGCTGCCCGAAGACCGCGCGCACTTCACCGGGCTGCCCACGAAGCCGTACGACCGCGCCTGGCGGTTCGAAGTCGAGATCCTGCCCGCCGACGAGCACCGCATGATCGTGCCGACCGGCACCGACGGCGACGTGCCGTTCGACCGCATCGGCCTGGTCGACGTGCCCGGCGTGGGCACGCTCGACGTGTGGCGTCTCGCCTCGTACGGCGGCGGCGTCTTCATCCCGGTGAAAGACGCGCTGGCCGGCAAGAAAGGCGGCACGTACGGCGGCGGCCGCTACCTGATCGACACCGTCAAAGGGGCCGATCTGGGCCCAGGATCGAGGCCGGGCCACCTGGTCCTCGACTTCAACTTCGCGTACAACCCGAGCTGCGCCTACGACCCCGCGTGGGCTTGCCCGCTCGCCCAGCCGGGCAACACCGTCGCCGTCGAGATCCCCGTCGGCGAGCGCTACAGCGGCTCCTACTGA
- a CDS encoding SprT-like domain-containing protein, with amino-acid sequence MADLTRVRRWADALIAMHLDPAVWSFAFDNAKTRAGLCDYGKKLISVSRHLAERYDDDEIHQVLLHEVAHAIAGSKAGHGPRWRSVAEELGYVGDRLHDGAIASELAPWVGRCPAGHEHYRYRTPARPLSCGRCSKRYDDANLITWVRRPV; translated from the coding sequence TTGGCCGATCTCACCCGCGTGCGGCGGTGGGCGGATGCGTTGATCGCCATGCATCTGGATCCTGCGGTCTGGTCGTTCGCCTTCGACAACGCCAAGACGCGCGCGGGCCTCTGCGACTACGGCAAGAAGCTCATCTCGGTGTCACGGCACCTGGCCGAGCGGTACGACGACGACGAGATCCACCAGGTGCTGCTGCACGAGGTGGCGCATGCGATCGCCGGGTCGAAGGCGGGGCACGGGCCGCGCTGGCGTTCGGTCGCCGAAGAGCTCGGCTACGTCGGCGATCGGCTGCACGACGGCGCGATCGCGTCCGAGCTGGCGCCGTGGGTGGGGCGCTGCCCGGCGGGGCACGAGCACTACCGCTACCGCACTCCCGCGCGGCCGCTGTCGTGCGGCCGCTGCTCGAAGCGGTACGACGACGCGAACCTCATCACCTGGGTGCGCCGCCCCGTCTGA
- a CDS encoding DUF427 domain-containing protein — protein MKAVLGDGTVVAEAPESDLIKIEGNWYFPPASVNDALLEKTDTPYTCPWKGECQYFSVNGLQDRAWSYPTPYPTAFERVGKDFSNYVAFWKEVSVTE, from the coding sequence ATGAAGGCAGTGCTGGGCGACGGAACCGTGGTGGCCGAGGCCCCCGAGAGCGACCTCATCAAGATCGAAGGCAACTGGTACTTCCCTCCGGCGAGCGTCAACGACGCCCTGCTCGAGAAGACCGACACGCCCTACACGTGCCCGTGGAAGGGCGAGTGCCAGTACTTCTCGGTGAACGGCCTGCAGGATCGCGCGTGGAGCTACCCCACGCCGTACCCGACCGCGTTCGAGCGCGTGGGCAAGGACTTCTCGAACTACGTCGCGTTCTGGAAAGAGGTCTCCGTCACGGAGTAA
- a CDS encoding DEAD/DEAH box helicase, whose translation MTDTITTATEVEDEGTTFASLGVPGPIVKALLADGKSTAFPIQVDTLPDTLNGRDVLGRGKTGSGKTLAFSIPMAARLGGKLAGGKRRPGRPIGMVLAPTRELATQIDAVLAPMAAAYGMNTTTIFGGVSQNRQVQALKQGVDIIVACPGRLEDLMKQGFVKLDAIEITVLDEADHMADLGFLPGVTRILKATPENGQRLLFSATLDNGVDKLVKQFLHNEVLHSVDEANSPVAKMTHHVFETESLETKKALIEKLASGQGRRILFMRTKHHAKKLAKQLTESGIPSVDLHGNLSQPQRDRNLAAFQDGSARVLVATDVAARGVHVDDIELVIHVDPPTEHKAYLHRSGRTARAGAEGDVVTLVIPSQRRDVAQMMKKAGITATVTAVKPTSPEVAALVGDVAAYVKPAPKSERAPQQQGGGGRSTGANAQRKRVARQNADGTPIARRDRSGRPAAAGQGAGSDGSPRRGGAGTGRSQGAAGRSGQAGRGAGGRGGNDRSRSEAPRTGSKTFYSTESGSGAPASAAPVRDERQNRRAQSDGGASRSNGVRNDQAAFAAEQSGGRDGGQRREGGNGSRRASSGGGRPGSLKVGSLVRGSAPRGGGAGGRGR comes from the coding sequence ATGACAGACACCATCACCACTGCCACCGAGGTCGAGGACGAGGGCACCACCTTCGCCTCCCTCGGCGTCCCCGGGCCCATCGTCAAAGCCCTTCTCGCGGATGGCAAGTCCACCGCGTTCCCGATCCAGGTCGACACGCTGCCCGACACCCTGAACGGCCGCGACGTACTCGGCCGCGGCAAGACCGGCTCAGGCAAGACCCTGGCCTTCTCCATCCCCATGGCCGCCCGTCTCGGCGGCAAGCTCGCCGGCGGCAAGCGCCGCCCGGGCCGCCCGATCGGCATGGTGCTCGCCCCCACGCGCGAGCTGGCCACCCAGATCGACGCCGTCCTCGCGCCGATGGCTGCGGCCTACGGTATGAACACCACCACGATCTTCGGCGGCGTCTCACAGAACCGTCAGGTGCAGGCCCTCAAGCAGGGCGTCGACATCATCGTCGCCTGCCCCGGCCGCCTCGAAGACCTGATGAAGCAGGGCTTCGTCAAGCTCGACGCCATCGAGATCACCGTGCTCGACGAGGCCGACCACATGGCCGACCTCGGCTTCCTGCCCGGTGTGACGCGCATCCTGAAGGCCACTCCCGAGAACGGCCAGCGCCTGCTCTTCAGCGCGACGCTCGACAACGGCGTGGACAAGCTCGTCAAGCAGTTCCTCCACAACGAGGTGCTGCACTCGGTCGACGAGGCCAACTCGCCCGTGGCGAAGATGACCCACCACGTGTTCGAGACCGAGTCGCTCGAGACCAAGAAGGCGCTCATCGAGAAGCTCGCCTCGGGCCAGGGCCGCCGCATCCTCTTCATGCGCACCAAGCACCACGCCAAGAAGCTCGCCAAGCAGCTGACCGAGTCGGGCATCCCCTCGGTCGACCTGCACGGCAACCTGTCGCAGCCGCAGCGCGACCGCAACCTCGCCGCGTTCCAAGACGGCTCCGCGCGCGTCCTCGTCGCGACCGACGTCGCCGCCCGCGGCGTGCACGTCGACGACATCGAGCTCGTGATCCACGTCGACCCGCCGACCGAGCACAAGGCGTACCTGCATCGCTCGGGCCGCACGGCTCGCGCCGGCGCCGAGGGCGACGTGGTCACCCTCGTCATTCCGAGCCAGCGTCGCGACGTCGCTCAGATGATGAAGAAGGCCGGCATCACCGCGACGGTCACCGCCGTCAAGCCGACCTCCCCCGAGGTCGCCGCGCTCGTCGGCGACGTCGCGGCCTACGTCAAGCCGGCCCCCAAGTCGGAGCGCGCGCCGCAGCAGCAGGGCGGCGGCGGTCGCTCGACCGGCGCGAACGCCCAGCGCAAGCGCGTCGCCCGCCAGAACGCCGACGGCACCCCCATCGCTCGCCGCGACCGCTCGGGTCGTCCCGCTGCGGCCGGTCAGGGCGCAGGATCCGACGGCTCGCCCCGTCGCGGAGGCGCCGGCACGGGCCGCTCGCAGGGCGCTGCCGGTCGCTCTGGCCAGGCCGGCCGCGGTGCCGGTGGTCGCGGTGGCAACGACCGCAGCCGCAGCGAGGCCCCGCGCACGGGCTCCAAGACGTTCTACTCGACGGAGTCCGGCTCGGGTGCCCCCGCCTCGGCCGCACCCGTTCGCGACGAGCGCCAGAACCGCCGTGCGCAGTCGGACGGCGGCGCCAGCCGCTCGAACGGTGTGCGCAACGACCAGGCGGCCTTCGCCGCCGAGCAGTCCGGTGGGCGTGACGGCGGCCAGCGCCGTGAGGGTGGCAACGGCTCGCGCCGCGCCTCCTCCGGCGGCGGTCGCCCCGGCTCGCTGAAAGTCGGTTCGCTCGTCCGCGGCAGCGCGCCGCGCGGCGGCGGCGCCGGCGGTCGCGGCCGCTAG
- a CDS encoding CGNR zinc finger domain-containing protein: MPTGQWFVSDAGLRWFFDAGAVSLDFAYLGGFAEGTFGSASGLPASGWDGLATPADLDDWLASRFTGLAAAATDRELQDAKTLRDAIAHLALRAADGHLPEAGDIDMVNLYAALPDVPPSLAGGRRQAGAGRLRVGQALSSVARDGVALFAAVGFVGEPGARLRHCAADDCSLVFFDESRAGTRRWCSMQKCGNRAKVRAHRARAAAPDA, encoded by the coding sequence ATGCCGACGGGTCAGTGGTTCGTGTCCGATGCGGGGCTCCGCTGGTTCTTCGACGCGGGTGCGGTCAGCCTCGACTTCGCCTACCTCGGGGGCTTCGCCGAGGGCACGTTCGGGTCGGCCTCCGGTCTCCCGGCGTCGGGCTGGGACGGGCTCGCGACCCCCGCCGACCTCGACGACTGGCTGGCTTCGCGCTTCACGGGCCTGGCAGCGGCCGCGACCGATCGCGAGCTGCAGGACGCCAAGACGCTGCGAGACGCGATCGCCCACCTCGCTCTGCGGGCAGCCGACGGGCACCTGCCCGAGGCCGGCGACATCGACATGGTCAACCTCTATGCGGCCCTGCCGGATGTGCCGCCGTCGCTCGCGGGGGGCCGCCGGCAGGCCGGTGCGGGGCGCTTGCGCGTCGGCCAGGCCCTGTCGTCGGTGGCGCGCGACGGGGTCGCTCTGTTCGCGGCGGTCGGGTTCGTCGGCGAACCCGGCGCTCGGCTGCGGCACTGCGCGGCCGACGACTGCTCTCTGGTCTTCTTCGACGAGTCGCGTGCCGGCACGCGGCGCTGGTGCTCGATGCAGAAATGCGGCAACCGGGCGAAGGTGCGTGCGCACCGTGCTCGAGCTGCCGCCCCTGACGCGTAG